One stretch of Priestia megaterium DNA includes these proteins:
- a CDS encoding FMN-binding negative transcriptional regulator — MYIPKYFKVNDEQIMYDFIEDNGFATLFSYHNEKPYATHLPLMLNWKEKALYGHFARPNQQWKDAENQEILVVFQGPHCYISPSWYETNQAVPTWNYEAVHVYGTMKMIEDPTELLGLLSKMVEKYESPSSTYTLNDVDPAYMNGLSKGIIGFKIDISKMEGKQKISQNHSVERQQLVIEKLEQTSRENETKIAELMKQNVQRVLKK; from the coding sequence ATGTATATTCCAAAGTATTTTAAAGTGAATGATGAACAAATAATGTATGATTTTATTGAAGACAATGGATTCGCCACTTTGTTTTCGTATCATAATGAAAAGCCTTATGCTACTCATTTGCCCCTGATGTTAAACTGGAAAGAAAAAGCTTTATACGGACATTTTGCTCGTCCGAATCAACAGTGGAAAGATGCTGAAAATCAAGAAATTTTGGTTGTATTTCAAGGGCCTCACTGTTATATTTCACCGTCTTGGTATGAAACGAATCAAGCTGTACCAACATGGAATTATGAAGCTGTTCACGTGTATGGAACCATGAAAATGATTGAAGACCCAACTGAACTGCTTGGGCTGCTGAGTAAGATGGTGGAGAAATATGAAAGCCCGAGCAGTACATATACACTAAATGACGTTGATCCTGCTTATATGAATGGTTTAAGCAAAGGAATCATTGGGTTTAAAATCGACATCAGCAAAATGGAAGGCAAACAAAAGATAAGTCAAAATCATTCAGTAGAAAGACAGCAGTTAGTTATAGAAAAGTTAGAGCAGACGTCTCGTGAAAATGAAACGAAAATTGCGGAGCTGATGAAGCAAAATGTGCAGCGCGTGCTTAAGAAGTAA
- a CDS encoding CBO0543 family protein — MTTNQKEYLEKINDLQEKLAKTWTEYWHHYSSPGSWQFWATLAAFILPLVILYFLIDRKKAFHLGFYGFNVHVWFHYIDTAGVYNGLWTYPYQMNTVIPVSFSLDASLIPVTFMLLYQWTINHHKNYYLYAAGLCLFLAFIFKPLLEMLGFFQLHEWATYGHLFLFYLIVMLLSKWITNLFLYFEKQN, encoded by the coding sequence TTGACAACCAATCAAAAGGAATATCTTGAAAAAATAAACGACCTACAGGAAAAGCTAGCCAAAACGTGGACTGAATACTGGCATCACTACTCCAGTCCAGGCTCTTGGCAGTTTTGGGCTACGTTGGCCGCTTTTATTTTACCTTTAGTTATTCTCTATTTTTTAATTGACCGAAAAAAAGCGTTTCATTTAGGATTTTATGGATTTAACGTGCACGTTTGGTTTCATTATATTGATACCGCTGGCGTTTATAACGGGCTATGGACGTATCCTTATCAAATGAATACCGTTATACCCGTAAGCTTTAGCCTAGATGCTTCGCTTATTCCCGTGACTTTTATGCTGCTTTATCAATGGACAATCAATCATCATAAAAATTACTATTTATATGCAGCTGGTCTTTGTCTTTTTCTCGCTTTTATTTTTAAACCACTGTTAGAAATGCTAGGCTTTTTTCAACTGCATGAATGGGCTACTTACGGCCATTTATTCTTGTTTTATCTCATTGTGATGCTGCTATCGAAATGGATTACCAATCTGTTTCTTTATTTTGAAAAACAGAATTGA
- the phaZ gene encoding intracellular short-chain-length polyhydroxyalkanoate depolymerase, with protein sequence MTVSALEQAKVELSNGETVNYRMKKGGKEVLLLIHGNMNSSLNWDVLMNELPEHITAYAIDLRGFGDSTYHTPIHTIKDLSDDVKLFADALKLSAFTISGWSLGGAVAMQYVIDHPNDAKNLILLSSVNIKGYPIPRRTFLELPVPNNFIQTKEEVKEAFRMVENAKETKNTWFLKMMLRQFLYTKNKPSADQFEKYLEETIKQRNLIDINYALMRFNISNDFNGVVQGTGEVEKIKIPTMVIQGDEDKMVSTRDASDIAKGIGENATLKIMKGVGHCPLLDDLSSLMDLYNSNLSRA encoded by the coding sequence ATGACCGTATCTGCTTTAGAACAAGCAAAAGTAGAATTATCAAATGGAGAAACAGTAAATTACCGAATGAAAAAGGGCGGAAAAGAGGTACTTTTGTTAATTCACGGAAACATGAATTCTTCCCTTAACTGGGATGTGTTAATGAACGAACTTCCAGAACATATCACAGCTTATGCGATCGATTTAAGAGGATTTGGAGACTCCACTTATCATACACCTATCCACACAATCAAAGACTTATCAGATGATGTCAAACTGTTTGCAGATGCTTTAAAGTTGTCTGCTTTTACAATAAGCGGATGGTCATTAGGAGGAGCAGTCGCTATGCAATATGTGATTGATCATCCGAATGATGCCAAAAATTTAATTCTCTTAAGCTCCGTCAACATCAAAGGATATCCCATTCCAAGAAGAACGTTTCTAGAACTCCCTGTTCCTAACAACTTTATACAAACCAAAGAAGAAGTAAAAGAAGCATTTAGAATGGTAGAAAACGCGAAAGAAACAAAAAACACATGGTTTTTAAAAATGATGCTGCGTCAATTTTTATATACAAAAAATAAGCCGTCTGCTGATCAATTTGAAAAGTATTTAGAAGAAACGATCAAGCAGCGAAATTTAATTGATATAAATTACGCACTAATGAGATTTAATATTTCAAACGATTTTAATGGTGTTGTTCAAGGAACAGGAGAGGTGGAAAAAATTAAGATTCCTACTATGGTTATTCAAGGAGACGAAGATAAGATGGTTTCGACAAGAGATGCATCTGACATCGCGAAAGGCATAGGGGAAAATGCAACATTAAAAATTATGAAAGGTGTGGGTCACTGCCCGTTGTTAGATGATTTAAGCAGTTTAATGGACTTATATAACTCTAATTTAAGCAGGGCTTAG